GAGCGGGCCATGGCCGAACTCGCCCGGCTGCGCGGCGGAGTGGCGACGACGGAGCCGTATGCCTTCAGTATCGCGGTTTCGAACGTGCTTCGCAGCTATCTCAGCGAGGCGCGCGGCCTGCGCGCCACCACGCAAACTTCGCGAGAGTTTCTGGAGAGCATCAGTCGCGGACAGGTCTTCCGGGACGAGGAGCGTGAGGCCCTGGCGGCGTTTCTGGAAAAGGCGGACCTCATCAAGTTTGCCCGCATGGATGCGTCGGCGGATGACTGTGCAGGTCTGCTCGAGAGCGCGGAACGTCTCGTGAAAAGTGGGACGGAACAAACAACGGAGGCGGCGGCAAAATGAGCGGCGTGGATTTCTTCGGGATCACGTTTGCGCTGCCCTGGGCGCTGGCGTTGCTGCTGCTCATTCCGCTGCTGGCCTGGCTGAAGGGGCGGTTCGGCGGAACTCCCGGCGTGATCTTCTCGTCCACGGAAACGCTTCGGAGCATCGGCGTGCGGCGGCGTTCGAGGGCCGGCGATCTGCTCACGGCGCTGGCGCTGGCGGCCTTTGCGGCTTTCGTCATTGCCTTCGCCCGGCCGCAGCTCGGCAAGACGATCACGCGCACGCAGGCCAGCGGCATCGACATCATGCTCGCGCTCGACGTGTCGGGATCGATGATGGCCGAGGATTTTTCGATCGGCGGGCAGCGTGCGAATCGCCTCGATGCGGTGAAGCAGGTCGCGCAGAAATTCATCGAACAACGCCCGAATGATCGCATCGGCATTGTCGCCTTCGCCGGTCGGCCGTATCTCGTGAGTCCGCTCACGC
This genomic stretch from Chthoniobacterales bacterium harbors:
- a CDS encoding DUF4381 family protein, translating into MNPQAAPTPAPLHDIAGPIAFFPYPIWVVAAAGVSALALLALLGWFFFFRARRPGPVPTPAERAMAELARLRGGVATTEPYAFSIAVSNVLRSYLSEARGLRATTQTSREFLESISRGQVFRDEEREALAAFLEKADLIKFARMDASADDCAGLLESAERLVKSGTEQTTEAAAK